From Butyricimonas paravirosa, one genomic window encodes:
- a CDS encoding RNA polymerase sigma-70 factor, translating into MTEERGEYIRFLNGEVLVFKHFFKEHFPKFFAFTSRFIDDSYVREDIVQETFIIVWSRHLKMFDSEVALQAFIYRTLRNKCLDYIRHEKIKERYSSEYSKERETSDYLMQAIIDEESRFLIHKAIKSLTPQVQAVIKLHLEGKKNKEIAEEMGISETTVKFHKSIAYKELNKSLGHLFLMIIMLS; encoded by the coding sequence ATGACAGAGGAACGAGGTGAGTATATTCGATTTTTGAATGGGGAAGTGCTTGTTTTTAAGCACTTTTTTAAAGAGCATTTCCCCAAATTTTTTGCCTTTACTTCTCGTTTTATTGATGATTCGTATGTACGGGAAGATATTGTGCAGGAAACTTTTATTATTGTTTGGTCCCGACATTTGAAAATGTTTGATTCAGAAGTGGCATTGCAGGCTTTTATTTATCGAACTCTTCGAAACAAGTGTCTGGACTATATTCGTCATGAAAAAATCAAAGAACGTTATTCAAGTGAGTATTCGAAGGAACGGGAGACAAGTGATTATTTAATGCAGGCGATCATAGATGAAGAGAGTCGTTTCTTGATTCATAAAGCGATCAAATCGTTAACTCCTCAAGTGCAGGCCGTGATAAAATTACATTTAGAAGGCAAGAAGAATAAAGAGATTGCGGAGGAAATGGGGATAAGTGAAACAACTGTAAAATTTCATAAATCAATTGCTTATAAGGAGTTAAATAAATCATTGGGACATTTATTTTTAATGATTATCATGTTGTCATAG
- a CDS encoding S9 family peptidase has product MMRSIVCILLFLMGSSVFAQKADFKACAKFSERNLSDYVYSLSVYPSWIGNSDFFWYYYTTGDGTVYYLVDAKKGKKQELFSTERLAARLAELTGKTEDVRNFKLGGFRFEGDNPYRLMFSRYGKDFEYDVKRDVLKEYSRERKENSFSRVPYWQRWSPDSNYMVYAYKHNVYIQEKGDTTSYQLTTDGERYYSYSFQRDKDTDKKEGASITWSGDSKVFYCLRQDRRNVGEGYLIDHLAEPRPTLKTYKFPMPGEKYVYTYDLHLFDAEKRSHQVVDIAKYPDQEVKVMLFDFNKYPEYIYFTRKSRTCDEMDLCRVDTRTGEVFEIIHERCEPHFTEQLFECRILNGGEDILWWSERSGWGQYYLYNKEGQLKNPVTTGDFVAGRITEMDTLGRSFVFEGYGREKGINPEYRLFYKVNFDGSDLTLLTPGDGFHSIDLAKNGKYLIDNYSRADQEPIAELRDTKGRKIMELERPDLRLLYEMGWRKPERVKVKAADGITDLYGVMYRPFDMDSTRKYPIIINVYPGPQENFVPQSFTLDDNGNESLAQLGFIVINVGFRGSCFTRGRNYHCFGYGNLRDYALADCKFVIEQLANRYSFIDLDRVGIYGHSGGGFMAAASILTYPDFYKVAVAASGNHDNNIYTKWWGETYHGVKMHEKKAGKQDSVVYSFESKIPTTIELAKNLKGKLLLITGDMDINVHMAHTIRLANALMQANKRFDLMLIPGADHGLGSPYYVNLIRYYFIENLLGQRVDNVDMNSID; this is encoded by the coding sequence ATGATGAGAAGTATTGTATGCATACTACTCTTCCTGATGGGGAGTAGTGTATTCGCACAAAAGGCGGATTTTAAAGCTTGTGCCAAATTTTCTGAGAGAAATCTTTCTGATTATGTCTACAGTTTATCGGTTTATCCCTCGTGGATCGGGAATTCTGATTTTTTCTGGTATTATTACACGACGGGTGACGGAACGGTGTATTATTTGGTAGATGCTAAGAAGGGGAAAAAGCAAGAATTATTTTCAACGGAACGACTTGCTGCAAGATTAGCAGAATTGACAGGTAAAACTGAAGATGTTCGGAATTTTAAATTGGGAGGGTTCCGTTTTGAGGGAGATAATCCTTATCGATTGATGTTTTCCAGGTACGGGAAAGATTTTGAATACGATGTGAAACGTGATGTCTTGAAAGAATATTCACGGGAAAGAAAAGAGAATAGTTTTAGCCGGGTTCCTTACTGGCAACGCTGGTCTCCGGATAGCAATTATATGGTGTATGCTTACAAGCATAACGTGTATATACAGGAAAAGGGGGACACAACTTCTTACCAGTTAACGACGGATGGAGAACGTTATTATTCATATTCTTTTCAGCGGGATAAGGATACGGACAAGAAGGAAGGGGCATCAATTACTTGGTCGGGGGATTCCAAGGTGTTCTATTGTCTGCGGCAGGATCGTCGGAATGTGGGGGAGGGGTATTTGATTGATCATCTGGCAGAGCCCCGTCCGACGTTGAAAACTTATAAATTTCCGATGCCGGGGGAAAAGTATGTTTACACGTATGATTTACATTTGTTTGATGCAGAGAAGAGATCGCATCAGGTGGTTGACATTGCGAAATATCCGGATCAGGAGGTGAAAGTGATGCTTTTTGATTTTAATAAGTACCCGGAATATATTTATTTTACTCGTAAGAGCCGGACGTGTGACGAGATGGATCTTTGCCGGGTAGATACCCGTACGGGAGAGGTTTTTGAAATTATTCACGAACGTTGTGAGCCACATTTTACAGAGCAATTGTTTGAATGTCGAATTCTGAATGGAGGGGAGGATATTCTTTGGTGGTCGGAACGTTCCGGTTGGGGGCAATATTATCTTTATAACAAGGAGGGGCAGTTAAAGAATCCGGTGACAACAGGGGATTTCGTGGCAGGGAGAATTACGGAGATGGACACGTTGGGACGTAGTTTCGTGTTTGAGGGGTATGGTCGGGAGAAGGGAATAAATCCGGAGTATCGTCTTTTCTATAAGGTGAATTTTGATGGTTCCGATTTGACGTTGTTGACTCCCGGAGACGGGTTTCATTCGATTGATCTGGCCAAGAACGGGAAATATTTGATTGATAATTATTCCCGGGCGGATCAGGAGCCGATTGCCGAATTAAGAGACACGAAGGGAAGGAAAATTATGGAATTGGAACGTCCTGATTTACGCTTGCTGTACGAGATGGGATGGAGGAAACCGGAACGGGTAAAGGTGAAAGCGGCTGATGGAATTACGGATCTTTATGGTGTGATGTATCGGCCGTTTGATATGGATTCGACACGGAAGTACCCGATTATCATAAACGTGTACCCAGGGCCGCAAGAGAATTTTGTTCCACAGTCTTTCACGTTGGATGATAATGGAAACGAGTCTTTGGCTCAGTTGGGTTTTATTGTGATTAATGTCGGTTTTCGGGGCAGTTGTTTTACCCGGGGACGGAATTACCATTGTTTCGGGTATGGAAATTTGAGGGATTATGCTTTGGCGGATTGTAAGTTCGTGATCGAACAGTTGGCTAACCGATATTCTTTTATTGATTTGGACCGGGTGGGTATTTACGGACATTCCGGGGGTGGTTTTATGGCTGCAGCCTCTATTCTGACATATCCGGATTTCTATAAAGTTGCAGTTGCAGCATCCGGTAATCATGATAATAATATATATACGAAATGGTGGGGTGAAACTTATCATGGTGTGAAAATGCATGAGAAGAAAGCAGGAAAACAGGATAGCGTGGTGTATTCGTTCGAATCCAAGATTCCTACGACGATAGAATTGGCTAAAAACTTGAAAGGAAAATTGCTGTTAATAACGGGAGATATGGATATTAACGTGCATATGGCTCATACGATCCGTTTGGCTAATGCTCTGATGCAAGCGAATAAACGCTTTGATTTGATGCTTATTCCCGGGGCGGATCACGGCTTGGGTTCTCCTTATTATGTGAATCTTATCCGGTATTATTTTATTGAAAATCTTTTGGGTCAGAGAGTAGATAATGTTGATATGAATAGCATTGATTGA
- a CDS encoding cupin domain-containing protein, translating to MEKKLNYKMQMDVKYDYLEKINVPEIVKNCTDKWFNQSLCNVNSSVFRLGIFEGEYHLHKHDHDDEVFFVIEGSIILETEKGNFELGQYEGVCVPKGVMHRPIAKNKAVVLMIENIGIDPIGND from the coding sequence ATGGAGAAAAAGTTGAATTATAAAATGCAGATGGATGTTAAGTATGATTATCTTGAAAAGATTAATGTCCCGGAAATCGTAAAGAATTGTACGGATAAATGGTTTAACCAGTCATTGTGCAACGTGAATTCTTCCGTGTTCAGGTTAGGTATCTTTGAGGGCGAGTATCATTTGCATAAACATGATCATGATGATGAGGTGTTTTTTGTTATTGAGGGTAGTATTATTTTAGAAACGGAAAAAGGTAATTTTGAGTTGGGACAATACGAGGGGGTGTGCGTGCCTAAAGGTGTAATGCATAGGCCTATTGCAAAGAATAAAGCGGTAGTGCTGATGATTGAAAATATTGGTATAGATCCAATTGGAAATGATTGA
- a CDS encoding flavodoxin domain-containing protein, with protein MDKNKIEQKKPDSNQKGVEEDSPLRLTADLEGSYLLDERTSEMKWLGIFYSPAGGSVHRVAKMLKKKIGADKVDMFCVNDIQAGKLLDYKNLILVCSSLGRSTWEREQRDRWAKFFPGMRKISLKDRFVALVGLGDHVTYPKNFVDGMGYMAELVTGLGGTLVGKTSTDGYVYEDSTAVIDDLFVGLPLDEDFEPEKTDARISKWLDMVLPEFERI; from the coding sequence ATGGATAAAAATAAGATTGAACAAAAGAAACCGGATTCGAATCAAAAGGGCGTGGAGGAGGATAGTCCTTTACGTTTGACGGCCGATCTGGAAGGGAGCTATCTGCTGGATGAGCGGACAAGCGAGATGAAGTGGTTGGGGATTTTCTATTCTCCCGCTGGGGGAAGTGTTCACCGGGTTGCCAAGATGCTGAAGAAGAAGATCGGAGCGGATAAGGTGGATATGTTTTGCGTGAATGATATTCAAGCGGGTAAGTTATTGGATTACAAGAATCTGATACTGGTATGTTCTTCTTTGGGACGTAGTACCTGGGAGAGGGAACAGCGGGATCGTTGGGCGAAGTTCTTTCCCGGAATGCGTAAGATTTCTTTGAAAGATCGTTTCGTGGCACTTGTCGGTTTGGGTGACCACGTGACCTATCCGAAGAATTTCGTGGATGGTATGGGGTATATGGCGGAATTGGTGACGGGGCTTGGCGGAACTCTCGTGGGAAAGACTTCGACAGATGGGTACGTGTACGAGGATTCCACAGCAGTGATTGATGATTTGTTTGTGGGGTTACCTTTGGATGAAGATTTTGAACCGGAAAAGACCGATGCCCGGATAAGTAAATGGCTGGATATGGTGTTACCGGAGTTCGAGAGAATATGA
- a CDS encoding acetate--CoA ligase family protein, producing the protein MIAKQLIEPKSIVVVGGSDDIHKPGGTVLRNLQDGNFKGSLYVVNPKMDEVQGIKAYRDVKDLPEVDCAILAIAAKFCPSTVEVLAKQKNTKAFIILSAGFHEENEEGAKLERQIVETINSVGGSLIGPNCIGVLTNHYSGVFTSPIPELNPQGVDLISGSGATALFIMDSGMQKGIKFNSMYSVGNSAQLGVEEILEYMDESFDPKTSSRVKLLYVESIEKPEKLLKHASSLIRKGCRIAAVKSGGSAAGSRAASSHTGALASSDVAVEALFRKAGIVRCNGRDELMTVAGIFMHPEMKGRNMAVVTHAGGPAVMLTDALSNGGMDVPHIEGEKAQELLAKLFAGSSVGNPIDFLATGTAEQLGYILDACDQDFDNIDGMAVIFGSPGLFPVFDVYRVLDEKMKTSKKPIFPIFPSSKIVKDEIAEFVSKGRVYFPDEVLFGNALCKIYKTPAPQPEHFEMPDMDVKKIREVVDNAQNGYLSPDEIHTLLDAAGVARAKEGVSDNEEEIVKMAKEIGFPLVMKVVGPIHKSDVGGVVLNVSDEETVRREFKRMMQIKDTYAIMLAQQLSGTQVFIGAKRDDKFGHMVLCGLGGIFIEVLKDVKAGLAPMSKDEAHGMIKELKSYKIIQGVRGQEPVNEDKFAEAVMRISALVKVAPEIFEMDLNPLLGNKDNVVAVDARIRIEK; encoded by the coding sequence ATGATAGCAAAACAATTAATTGAGCCAAAGAGCATTGTGGTTGTGGGTGGTTCTGACGACATTCACAAGCCCGGGGGTACCGTGTTACGGAATTTGCAAGATGGAAATTTCAAAGGTTCGCTTTACGTGGTGAATCCGAAGATGGATGAAGTGCAGGGAATCAAGGCGTATCGTGACGTGAAGGATCTTCCGGAGGTGGATTGTGCTATTTTAGCGATTGCTGCTAAATTCTGTCCGTCAACCGTGGAGGTTCTTGCAAAACAGAAGAACACGAAAGCATTTATTATTCTCTCTGCCGGATTCCATGAAGAAAACGAGGAGGGAGCCAAGCTGGAGCGCCAAATTGTGGAGACGATTAATTCAGTAGGTGGATCTTTGATCGGACCGAACTGTATCGGTGTTTTGACAAACCATTATAGTGGTGTGTTCACAAGCCCGATTCCGGAACTGAACCCACAAGGGGTAGATTTGATTTCCGGTTCTGGTGCGACGGCATTGTTTATCATGGACTCCGGAATGCAAAAAGGAATCAAATTCAACAGTATGTATTCCGTGGGTAATTCAGCTCAATTAGGTGTAGAGGAGATTTTGGAATACATGGACGAGTCGTTCGATCCGAAGACGAGTTCCCGGGTAAAATTATTATACGTGGAGAGTATCGAGAAGCCGGAGAAGTTGTTGAAGCATGCATCTTCTTTGATTCGCAAGGGATGCCGGATCGCTGCCGTTAAGTCAGGAGGTTCTGCTGCCGGAAGTCGTGCTGCTTCTTCTCACACGGGAGCTTTAGCCAGTTCGGATGTTGCCGTAGAGGCTTTGTTCCGCAAGGCGGGTATTGTGCGTTGTAACGGACGTGACGAGTTGATGACGGTTGCCGGAATTTTCATGCATCCGGAAATGAAAGGTCGTAACATGGCTGTCGTGACTCATGCCGGTGGACCTGCCGTTATGTTGACGGATGCTCTTTCTAACGGAGGGATGGATGTTCCGCATATTGAAGGTGAGAAAGCGCAGGAGTTGTTGGCGAAATTGTTTGCCGGGTCATCCGTGGGTAACCCGATCGACTTTTTGGCAACGGGTACGGCTGAACAATTAGGATATATTCTAGATGCTTGTGATCAGGACTTTGACAATATTGACGGGATGGCGGTTATTTTCGGTAGCCCCGGTTTGTTCCCCGTGTTCGACGTGTACAGGGTACTTGACGAGAAGATGAAGACTAGCAAGAAACCGATTTTCCCGATTTTCCCTTCTTCCAAGATCGTGAAGGACGAGATTGCGGAGTTCGTGTCTAAAGGCCGTGTTTATTTCCCGGACGAGGTGCTGTTTGGAAATGCCTTGTGCAAGATTTACAAGACTCCAGCCCCGCAACCGGAACATTTTGAAATGCCGGATATGGACGTGAAGAAGATCCGTGAGGTGGTGGATAACGCGCAAAACGGTTATTTGTCTCCGGACGAGATTCATACTTTGTTGGATGCTGCCGGGGTAGCGAGAGCTAAAGAGGGAGTTTCTGATAACGAGGAGGAGATTGTTAAGATGGCAAAAGAAATCGGGTTCCCGCTGGTGATGAAAGTTGTCGGACCGATCCACAAATCGGATGTTGGTGGAGTCGTGTTGAACGTGAGCGACGAGGAGACTGTTCGTCGTGAGTTCAAGCGGATGATGCAGATCAAGGATACGTACGCAATCATGCTGGCTCAACAGTTGAGCGGAACGCAAGTGTTTATCGGTGCTAAACGGGACGATAAGTTCGGTCACATGGTACTTTGCGGGTTGGGAGGTATCTTTATCGAGGTGTTGAAGGACGTGAAGGCCGGATTGGCCCCGATGTCCAAAGACGAGGCTCATGGCATGATTAAAGAGTTGAAATCTTACAAGATTATACAAGGTGTTCGCGGACAAGAACCTGTGAACGAGGATAAGTTTGCCGAGGCCGTGATGAGAATCTCTGCTTTGGTGAAGGTTGCCCCGGAAATCTTCGAGATGGACTTGAACCCGTTGTTAGGAAATAAAGATAACGTGGTGGCTGTAGATGCTCGTATCCGTATCGAGAAATAG
- the fbp gene encoding class 1 fructose-bisphosphatase has translation MIMHKVTTLNQFIIERQAEIPGATGEFSRLLHHIGIAAKKVHREVNKAGLVDILGKVGSINVQGEDQQKLDVYADKTFMDELRASGECCGVATEENQDIVVFEEGLSKDGKYIICMDPLDGSSNIDVNVSVGTIFSIYKRISPIGEPLVMDDFFQPGTEQVAAGYVIYGSSTMLVYTSGNGVNGFTLDTSIGEFCLSHPNMQTPESGKIYSINEGNYVNFPVGVKKFIKYCQEKDEATNRPYTSRYIGSLVADFHRNMLKGGVFLYPQTSSHPTGKLRLLYECNPMAFIAEQSGGLATDGEQRIMEIKPEALHQRVPLYTGSKKMVQKVQEFLTFFNNI, from the coding sequence ATGATAATGCATAAAGTTACAACTTTAAATCAATTTATTATTGAACGGCAAGCCGAGATTCCCGGGGCTACCGGAGAATTTTCACGACTTTTGCACCATATAGGTATCGCTGCTAAAAAAGTTCACCGGGAGGTAAATAAAGCTGGTTTGGTAGATATACTTGGAAAGGTGGGTTCAATCAACGTGCAAGGAGAGGACCAACAGAAGTTGGATGTCTATGCCGACAAAACTTTTATGGATGAGTTGAGGGCGAGTGGCGAGTGTTGTGGGGTAGCTACCGAAGAGAATCAGGACATCGTGGTTTTCGAGGAGGGATTAAGCAAGGACGGGAAGTACATCATCTGTATGGACCCGCTGGATGGATCGTCAAATATTGACGTGAATGTTTCCGTGGGTACGATCTTCTCTATTTATAAACGTATTTCTCCTATCGGGGAACCGCTCGTGATGGACGATTTCTTCCAGCCCGGAACAGAGCAGGTGGCTGCCGGTTATGTGATTTACGGGTCATCAACCATGTTAGTGTATACTTCCGGTAACGGGGTGAATGGTTTCACGCTGGATACTTCTATCGGGGAGTTCTGTTTGTCTCACCCGAATATGCAAACACCGGAAAGCGGAAAGATATATTCTATTAACGAGGGTAACTACGTGAATTTCCCCGTAGGTGTGAAAAAATTCATCAAGTATTGTCAGGAGAAAGATGAGGCTACAAACCGGCCGTACACGTCCCGTTATATCGGGTCTTTGGTGGCCGATTTCCACCGAAATATGTTGAAAGGTGGGGTGTTCTTATATCCGCAGACGAGTTCTCACCCGACAGGAAAATTGAGATTGTTGTACGAGTGTAACCCGATGGCGTTTATCGCCGAACAATCCGGAGGGTTGGCCACGGACGGGGAGCAGCGAATCATGGAGATAAAGCCGGAGGCTCTCCACCAGCGGGTGCCGTTATACACGGGTTCGAAGAAGATGGTACAGAAAGTACAGGAGTTTCTGACATTCTTCAATAATATATAG
- a CDS encoding fimbrillin family protein: MKEVWLYSVVCLCMLQSCTRIESDESGEQEICFRGNVQELQQVNLSESRVGLGSGNKVQLYIVEQDEEGVKLPASEDFYQMSSDADGNVNFEDGEKHIYPNNPINIYGFCCKGMEGNPVNLLKVPVMVEGEQVTGDALLRSDFLYVKSEERYRASDNAISLSFSHQFVKLQFCFRTDTPETVDLGQITTLEVLNVVREGNFDVTTGELTLGDAIDDIQVQPANESMVIVLPQRVKGGDVLFRFVQGGKERSYSVPAAGMSLEKGKVYKCDILINQYPGAGDKDVVISTRVEDWDESEPPIHIVFEDGQNVVATLTDVASGVVVNRADLYLSSENKVHEKLNIPVINNKMEFMFPREKKGETLRLNKARFYTEAGDEFDYYFKDKELLGDNLDELSLVAPKVGDAWGDGVIFAVGEVTGYDENTSSFVTDVKGINAYRGRMVSSKMLGELAWCESGAKGEKVSVGASDKNNGKTNTIALENFIKMNGEKLENYPAFVTCRDLGDGWYFPAYNEIRCVVANKDMLNVKIEEQLGDLISLVELYGSSTEKEGEPTHYIGPDKIGKTVYPYTKISQAKVRAVRAY; the protein is encoded by the coding sequence ATGAAAGAGGTTTGGTTGTATAGTGTAGTGTGTTTATGTATGCTTCAAAGTTGTACCCGAATCGAATCAGATGAATCGGGAGAGCAGGAAATTTGTTTTAGAGGGAATGTGCAAGAGTTACAACAAGTTAATTTGTCGGAATCTAGGGTGGGGTTGGGTAGTGGAAATAAAGTGCAGTTGTATATCGTGGAGCAAGATGAAGAAGGGGTGAAATTACCTGCAAGTGAGGATTTTTATCAAATGAGTAGCGATGCGGATGGGAATGTAAATTTTGAGGACGGGGAAAAGCACATTTATCCGAATAACCCGATAAACATATATGGGTTTTGTTGCAAAGGAATGGAAGGGAATCCCGTGAACCTTTTGAAAGTACCTGTAATGGTAGAAGGGGAACAAGTGACGGGGGATGCTTTATTGAGGTCTGATTTTTTGTATGTAAAATCGGAAGAGCGTTATCGGGCAAGTGATAATGCGATTTCATTGAGTTTTAGTCACCAGTTTGTAAAGTTACAATTTTGTTTTAGAACAGATACCCCAGAGACGGTTGATTTAGGACAGATAACGACTCTTGAGGTTTTAAACGTTGTCCGGGAGGGGAATTTTGACGTGACCACGGGTGAATTGACGTTGGGAGATGCTATTGATGATATACAGGTGCAACCGGCAAATGAATCGATGGTGATTGTTTTGCCTCAGAGGGTTAAAGGTGGGGATGTTTTGTTTCGTTTTGTTCAAGGTGGAAAAGAAAGGTCGTATTCGGTGCCGGCAGCGGGTATGTCATTGGAAAAAGGGAAGGTGTATAAGTGTGATATTTTGATCAATCAATATCCGGGAGCGGGTGATAAAGACGTGGTGATCAGTACTCGGGTTGAAGATTGGGATGAATCTGAACCGCCCATTCATATTGTGTTTGAAGACGGGCAGAATGTGGTGGCAACGTTGACGGATGTTGCGAGTGGGGTGGTCGTGAATCGGGCGGATTTGTATTTGTCTTCTGAAAATAAAGTCCATGAGAAGTTGAATATTCCTGTGATAAATAATAAGATGGAATTTATGTTCCCAAGGGAAAAGAAAGGCGAGACATTGCGTTTGAACAAGGCTCGTTTTTACACGGAGGCGGGAGATGAGTTTGATTATTATTTTAAGGATAAGGAGTTGCTGGGTGATAATCTGGATGAGTTGTCTCTGGTGGCACCGAAAGTTGGGGATGCTTGGGGAGATGGGGTGATTTTTGCAGTAGGAGAGGTGACGGGATATGATGAAAATACATCTTCTTTCGTGACGGATGTAAAAGGGATAAATGCCTATCGGGGACGGATGGTGTCAAGTAAGATGTTAGGGGAGTTGGCTTGGTGTGAAAGTGGAGCCAAAGGAGAAAAGGTATCGGTGGGAGCGAGTGATAAAAATAATGGAAAAACAAATACGATTGCATTGGAAAATTTCATCAAAATGAATGGTGAAAAATTGGAGAATTACCCGGCATTTGTAACTTGTCGTGATTTGGGAGATGGATGGTATTTTCCGGCATATAACGAAATAAGGTGTGTTGTTGCTAATAAAGATATGTTGAATGTCAAAATTGAGGAGCAATTAGGAGATCTAATATCTCTTGTTGAATTATATGGGAGTTCTACAGAGAAGGAAGGGGAACCTACGCACTATATTGGTCCTGATAAAATAGGGAAAACGGTATATCCATATACTAAAATAAGTCAGGCAAAAGTTCGTGCTGTTCGTGCCTACTGA
- a CDS encoding Rpn family recombination-promoting nuclease/putative transposase, translated as MSRYNLIRFDWAMKRLLRNKANFVVLEGFLSELLQDNIKIHRILESEGNKEDESDKFNRVDVLAENNKKELIIIEVQNTRELYYFQRMLYGVSKAITEYIHEGDLYAEVRKVYSINIVYFDLGQGSDYIYRGVTDFRGIHSGDTLRLSTKQRNTFVKENAGEIFPEYYVLRVNEFDDRAKTPLDEWVRFLKSGIIDENTTAKGLQAARERLRVSDMSEQERRAYERHLDNIRIQWDVLTTAHGEGWDEGKAEGKAEGKAEGKAEGLAEGREKGIQEGIELEKKETAKKLLEKGIPLKTIMTCTGLSLTEIQQLQ; from the coding sequence ATGTCAAGATACAATCTCATCCGGTTCGACTGGGCCATGAAACGTTTATTACGCAACAAAGCAAATTTTGTCGTGTTAGAAGGATTTTTGAGCGAATTACTACAAGATAATATCAAGATTCATCGGATCCTAGAAAGCGAAGGCAATAAAGAAGACGAGTCCGACAAATTCAACCGGGTTGACGTTTTGGCTGAAAACAACAAAAAGGAACTCATTATCATAGAAGTTCAAAACACCCGGGAACTATATTATTTTCAACGAATGCTATACGGTGTCTCCAAAGCCATCACAGAATACATTCATGAAGGTGACCTTTACGCTGAAGTTCGAAAAGTCTATTCCATTAATATTGTATATTTCGATTTAGGACAGGGGAGTGATTATATCTACCGTGGAGTAACCGATTTCAGAGGAATTCATTCAGGTGATACCTTACGTCTTTCAACCAAGCAACGGAACACTTTCGTGAAAGAAAATGCCGGAGAAATCTTTCCGGAATATTACGTCCTCAGAGTTAATGAATTTGATGATCGGGCCAAAACGCCTCTTGACGAGTGGGTCCGTTTCTTGAAATCCGGCATTATAGATGAAAACACAACAGCCAAAGGCTTACAAGCTGCAAGAGAACGCCTGCGCGTGTCAGACATGAGCGAACAGGAACGTCGTGCCTATGAACGCCACCTGGACAACATCAGAATCCAGTGGGATGTTCTTACCACCGCACACGGGGAAGGATGGGACGAGGGAAAAGCTGAAGGGAAAGCTGAAGGGAAAGCTGAAGGCAAGGCTGAAGGATTAGCCGAAGGAAGGGAAAAAGGCATTCAAGAAGGCATCGAACTAGAGAAGAAAGAAACCGCCAAAAAATTACTCGAAAAGGGTATTCCTCTTAAAACCATCATGACATGTACCGGATTATCCTTAACGGAAATACAACAATTACAATAA